The Ipomoea triloba cultivar NCNSP0323 chromosome 4, ASM357664v1 DNA segment aaatatttaactttaaaaaaattaagttccggtcagaatttttttaagtaaacttTTCTTCCTTTTACTGGTCAGACCTCACAGCATCTATTATCCAATACCTTATCTACAGAAATCACTGTTTGAAGATGAAAGCCATTCCCATTCTTTTGTTTGTACCAAACTCCTCTTTTCATGGCTGCTCCCTCCATCCCAAAGGCCACTCCACTGTGTTCAAcacaacttaattaattagcatTTATATTGAGGATGAGGgaccattatattattaatgcTCCATTTCAACTCTTCTTCCTGCAACAAGCTAGTAAGGTATATATGTAACTCTCTGTTTTCTCTAGCTCCATGGACTCTTTCGGCTGCCAAAAAACAAGCACAAATCTTATGCCATTTTGTGTGTACTgtactggtttttttttttcttcttaattaCCTTTTATGGTTCTTTATAGTAATTTAAGTgggatttttttgttttaatatatgtGAATATTGCAGGAGAAGATTTTGAGGTAAAAAGGAATTATTTTGACAAAAAGTGGAATCATTTCAGTCCAACAGGATTCTAGAGGAATCACACTGTTGCTGGTGAAATTAGATTTTTGATCTTTTGAATTGAATTTGAGTTCTGTTATCATCAGTTGAACTGTCTATACGAGCAGTAAAAAGGAATTATTAAAAatgagagtggcggtggtgggTGCCGGCATTAGTGGACTGGTTTCCGCCTACGTATTGGCGAAAGGCGGCGCCGGCGTGGTGGTTTACGAGAAGGAGGATTATGTCGGCGGCCATGCCAAGACCGTGACGCTGGATGGCGTGGATTTGGATCTGGGTTTCATGGTTTTTAATCGGGTACGTACGTTACGTTATTCCACTTTACTAATGGAGTAATTactagattacgatcttttttttaagaaatattttattgaacaTATTGGAaggattaattttaaaaaatgattagaAGAAACGTAAATTTCAATAAATACCACGTGCCATTACAAATCACAACCAAAACACATGCATCACTGACTCACTGTCTTACCATAGAgggaaattatggtgtgaaACATAACAAAAAGTAGTCGTTATGCAAAGTACTCGTTGCCAAGGACGTTCTGGTCtaatggcatcaaaccctttcctttatatgggaggtggtgggttcaagtctcagtggttgagaaagtagttatgaacagatactgcattgtaatagagttagtagtattcaaaaacaaaaagtactcgtatattttaaatataaaagtatattatttgtgtactgaatgtagattatataaaataatttaaagcattttttaaaaatataatatacatttttatattaaaagtagATTACTTGTgtaacattatttgatagtatgatcggatagtaggcaaattatgctgtggacccaggtccacattgcaaggtggacctgggtctaaaactacgtcgtttttgtcttctttttttttcttttttttttttagtaaacatattgctgaatatagagttgtccaaaaagtgtgaatgtagaggtttcaaagtgtgaatgtagatttatgattgtgtgaatgtagagttgcccagaaatgtgtgaatgtggaggtttcaaattgtgaatatggagtatagaaatcgtgaatgtagagttatgcatgtgtgaatctgtaatagagttaagaagttctagcaacttgtagccatgtaatgtgtgaatgtggagttaatgtggagtataggacctgtgaatatagagttttgaatgtgtgaatgtggagtttacaaattgtgaatgtagaatatagtgtatgtgaatgtagaatatagttactaaacatataatcctgtaatgtgtgaatgtggagtttacaaattgtgaatgtagagtatagtatgtgtgaatgtagagtatagtgtatgtgaatgtagacccaggtccacggcataacaaccccggatagtatgatccacacagctatgtggaccataatgatTGTTACCAAGCATAAGTCTttccataattattattaataaaagggaaaatgtcactttttccccctatattatgtgcatttagcacttttcccccctgtgttattaaagtggcaatttttccccctgaaatgttaaattgacattattacccttaaaaataattatttcatttatttttcttctccaacaaattattatttatatgtatggatgatcacgattcggttcgaacctaaccaaacactgtaacaatcataccgaaatagtatggacggttctggttatgattcagaaccgaaaaatttaaaattaaataattgttgaacagtgaaccggaacttagtcacagtcatatatagtgaaaatgatcaaacacttattttgataaatcggtacggttcggttccaatttcgattttgaaccgccaatcaaaacttatgtatttatttatttatttttataattttatttcttatttaaaaatagtctaaaatttaacaattattttattttattttttcgattctgaatcgtaaccgtaaccgtctatactatttaagttcaatttctatagtgttcgattaggttcgtatcgaaccgtgatcttccatatatatattagtaaaaattgattggagaataaaaataaatgaaataattatttttaaaggcaaaaatgtcaatttaacattacaagggagaaaactatcacttttaaaataactgaggggggaaacagccactttaataacacagggggaaaaagtgctataagcttataacataggggaaaaagtgtcattttcccttaataaaaatttttattaaaatcagtTTAACTTTCCAACTCagtttaactttaaaattttttttattaaaatcattgcATAATATTCATTATCTACATGAAattgataaacaaaattttaaaaatcactgTTTATTTTCATAAACTACCAGTAAACTTTCCAATCCCACCCCAACTTAATAAAGAGCCTATGTAATAATTAAgacttaattccatttttagtcctatatttataattgacatttcacttttagttcttttttttcaaaCCATTCTtctttggtcctactattattatatatggaaTGACCATTTTCGGTCCTCCATTAATAAAATcgtttaaattttgtaaaatacaaggacatttaggtcttcaattatgaaactttttcaaaaaattaaaaataaaaatatagcgggttaactcactttatataaaaatgataaaaatgggcttcttgtatttaacgatatttcaacaattttgttgacggatgacaaaaaatggtcatgccataatACTACTATGACAAAAATGGATGttctgaaaaatgactaaaTGCggtgtcacctataaatttaggattaaaaatgaaattaactctaataattaaatacaaaaataaaaatccaacaCAATATAATATGTCATGTAGTAAATATTATATAGAATTTTTGTAaggaaatataatattgaaggatttataaaattataccaATAACGCGGAAATGTTCATAAGCAATCTCTTATTACAACTACAAATTAAAGACTTGACTCTTATCATGTTAAATAGTTATAGGTTACGTTAGACATTCCCTAAGTAAGAATCAAACTTTACAAACGCGACCAGACTCAATTCAAATTTGTATTACAATAATAAAGATACAAGAtcttgtaatatatatttatatatatagttcaaataAAACATATTAACCTAATAAAACCACCTCTCATTTAGAAGACAAAACCCTCCAGAGATgggcaaaaagaaaaagtagggAAAGCATTGTACTTTTTAAGAATAGTACcattttcaaaacaaaacaaaaaaaaaaaaaaaaaaaaaaaaaaaaaaaaaaaaaaaaaaaaaaaaaaaaaaaNNtaaaaaaaaaaaaacccttttaaaaaaaaaaaaaaaaaaaaaaaaaaaaaaaaaaacagaaaacaaaaaacaaaacaaaaaaaaaaaaaatagtaccaTTTTCTTAGTTTAGTGTTAATGTATGTTTCAGCCtactttagagataaagacAGGACTAATGAGACAGATCTGTTGGTaagaatttatataaataaataataatataattgttgcaaaataataataataataataataataataataatgctgcGTAACATACAAAATGACATTTCCAAATGAATAATGGCACTTTGCAGTCCCACAGTCCCACTGACTCTACCTTCCAGACATGAGTAATGGGATGCTTTTGTCATTTTCTATGGATGTTTTCTTATGTCTTCTTGATTTCCTCCTTATtctcttttttaaatattatcaaCTGAATCAGTGATCTAAACTCGTTTAGACTTCCTTTTATACTCTATTCCAGTTGTGATTAGCTTTTATTGATCTTATGATTAATCTTTTCTATGTTAAAtatctaatattaatatttaatatttaaaatatgtttaaattaaaataattttaaaaatattatattattattattattttaggtcataaaatttatagttgtaaaatttatattatattaaaaagtatagATGATTATTTGGATAGTAATTATGGTATAATTAATGATTGTgaaagtaaaatttttaaatatagtaaATGGCTAAAAATTAAACTAAGGAATCCGCTTCGCGTCTTTAGACTTATACTCATGCACAACGGCTTCAACAAGAACTATATGAATAGCTAAGTAGTTGCCTAGTAGAGTCAGGAACTCGGAGCCTATCACAGAAGAGCTCCCCGAAGTACTCTCAAGTGCcagaatttaatatatattaacagaattttaataatgtaagggtaattttatcaaataatattttggtAGTTGAGGATTAAATACTAAGGATCCGTTTGGAAActtagaaaatgttttttgaaaaatgatttctagaaaatgactcgttttttgaaaaatattttaattctagcgtttggttggatgtctaaaaattatattttttagttttgttgTAGAGTTGTCAAAAAGGGCCTCGTTTAACCCGTATTTTAAACGGACTGGGTTGGAAAATTTATTTCCAACCCAGCTTGTATAatcccaatcattattgcatggaccatggtccacacagctgtgtggaccaaaaataaaaagtacattatttttgtattgaaggtacattatttttgtactgtaggtacattatttaatagtatatatcaaataatgtaccttcagtacaaaaataatgtaccctaaaacaatgtaccttcagtacaaaaataatgtactttttatttttggtccacacagctgtgtggaccatggtccatgcagtAATTTGCCGTATAATCCATATCTCTACCTTCAAATCGCTTGACATTTCACTTATCTTATCACTTGTAAAACCATTTATGCTAATGACACTTATTGAACatctttatataattatatatttatttagatcattcacaagcattatatatataatttatttatattacatttattaaaagtattaattaatacatttaattgtatctttatataaatattaatataaagtttatttagtatataaattatataaagttataaactatatattttataaactttataacttaataatattataattacaaaataaaaatattacatgtaaactatattagtattaaatataaattaaataaattataattatatattaaaaattaaaatctaattatatatgtgtgtgtgtatgggtTCGATTCCTAAcctatacaaaaatttaaaaattttaattttgataatataatttaaaaaaaaaaaaaaagggctgACCCGCTGAACTTGAGACGGGCTAGCCCGTATGGACCAGATTgacccgttttgacagctctattTTGCTGAAAATTAAGAAACTGcattttttctgtttggttcattttccttaatatgaacatattatgtaatataacaacaacaacaacaacaacaataataataataataatatgtggaaATGGTGTTGGTGTGGTGGTGTTGGTGTGTTAGTGGCGGTGGTGGTTGTGGGGTGGtgtcatttatatatttacctagacaaaaataattttattagaaatacatatagataaaatatatacgtaagaaaaaaataataattaaatcttctaaatataaacataaaactaattaaagttaataattcatcatttaatttaatatagatGATGTGGTTTTTGTtagttatatatttgtttttttaattattttaatataataataatttttaaaacattaagcATCAATGTTGGGTacttatttttgtgcattacacTTATTAATGTTAATGTGTGTGGAGACAATGTTAAGGCAACTTTTATTGATGATCGATGTTCACTTTGCATGGTGGACTCatgtacataaaaataatattgcatGTACACAAAAATGACACTAGCTAAATCTATTTACTTCACTTGTGAATTTATGTACACAATACATGCCGTAGttaatttatgtacatataatagTACGTGGATTTATGTACTTACCGACTTTTATGAACcaaatttatgtacctaaaGACTAAAGTAATGCTTTTGTGGAGGTCAACCCCAACCAAATTGTTCATGTTGTTAGCTTTGTAACTACAAAGTTGCAAGTTCGACTCCCAATAAGAACGACATAttagtcttcttggtttgagcggGTTAGCTTTAGATAACCTAAGTTAGTTACCTCCTTGTTGAAGCTAACCTAAGTTAGTTACCTCCTTGTGGAACCAATATTTGTTTATacattagttttatttgtaaaaaattaagataaaattttTGAATCAATGTCTGCATTGCAAGGTAGATCATTGTTCaggaaaatttatttttaaatataccaTTATATTTTTCGTGCTTACACATTTCCTCAGCATTTCATATATTACCTAAtgaggtagctcaagtggcaagtgaatTTTTTCTCACCTCTCGGACCATTAAACGGATCGAGAAAGACCCGGTGAACTTGGcaaaaaaagagaataaattttttttttgggtgctaCCTAGGATGAATATAACCGTGTTAGCATTTATCGCAGAGTAtgcaattttcaaattatttacaatctatttttttgtaatatttaatttaacattgcttaataaaattcatattttttaaaactatattagaatttctattaaataaaaaaaaaaatgacacactGCACTATAAATCTAGCGGATTGAATGATGATCAtcctatattattaattactttcCACATTTCAACTGAGTATCGTTGTGTTTCTTTTTCCTcgtatttatatatgttgttttaaCGCCCAAACAAAAACATTGTATTGCACAGGTTACATACCCAAACATGATGGAGTTCTTTGAATCTCTTGGAGTTGACATGGAGATCTCTGACATGTCGTTTTCTGTGAGCTTAGACAATGGCAATGGCTGTGAGTGGGGCAGCCGAAACGGTTTCTCTGGTTTGTTTGCTCAGAAGAAGAATCTACTCAATCCATACTTTTGGCAAATGATTCGAGAAATACTAAAGTTCAAGAATGATGTCCTCAGGTGATCGAGCTGCTCATTtacgtttatatattatatgtttaacaTGTCTGACTTTCAAGTAACACTTGGACCatatatatagtttctttttattGGAGATTTCATGACTTTTTGCATGGGGTTGGCTTTGATACGAAATTTTGATTTGCAGTTACCTTGAGGAGTTTGATAACAATCCTGATATGGAACGCAATGATACACTGGGAGAATTCATTAAATCCCGGGGATACTCAGAGCTATTTCAGAAGGCTTACATTGTGAGACTGCTGCTAATTAAAACActgttgttttttttgtttgatgatGTTAAGGTTTTAATGATTTCAATTCCTGTCCAACAAACAGGTTCCAATGTGTGCTTCCATATGGTCATGTTCATCAGAAGGGGTAATGGCCTTCTCTGCTTACTCCATTCTTTCATTCTGTCGCAACCATCATCTTCTGCAGGTAAATCATCACTTCTCCATTTCCTAACTCACCATGGATTCTTCtttatttccatttttcatTAACCAGTGCACAGAATTTCTCTCCAGCTCTTTGGTCGCCCGCAATGGCTCACTGTAAAGCAGCGGTCACATCGCTATGTAAACAAGGTATCATCTGCTATAATTATTAGTGTAGATGCgctagtttattaaaattgaaagtttagagtgttaattttaaaatgtcaaaagtttTAGTTGAGCTCGCCAGATAAGCCTGACAACCCGAGGTTTTAAGCCTGATAGGGCTAGCTTGAAACCGAACGGGCTGGCctgattgacatccctaatttTGATGGAAATGGGAAACAGGTTAGGGAAGAGCTGGAGAAGAGAGGGTGTGAAATAAGGTGTGGTAGTGAAGTGCATTCTGTTTCAACAGATGAACAAGGTAAAACACTTACCTAGCTGTAATATTTCAAGATTCTAGTAGAAAAAACATCGAAAATTTTTGTCTGATCTGCAGGTGGAGTTGTGATAATCAGTGGAAAGAATATGTCTCAAGAAACATATGATGGATGCATAATGGCAGCACATGCCCCGGACACTCTGAAAATGTTGGGAAAACAGGCAACATTTGATGAACTAAGAATACTAGGTGCTTTTCAATATGTGTACAGGTAGGTAATTCAGTTGAAAACTTCTGTCCAGTGTTTCCTAAGAAAAGAATGCAAAACATCATTGTTTAATCCTTTATGGCAGCGATATTTACCTTCATCGCGAACAAAGTTTTATGCCTCGAAATCCAGCAGCATGGAGCGCCTGGAATTTTCTCGGGACAGTGAATAGTCGAGTCTGTCTTACATATTGGCTAAACACACTCCAGGTTAGTACCCTCGAGGCCTCGATTTCCTTGGTATTCTTTCTCCCTTGCAGGCTGCAGTTATATAAACACAGCTGTGAACATATGTACAGAATCTAGGCGAGACGGGGCAGCCTTATCTTGTCACGCTTAATCCACCTCGTACACCCGAGCAATGTTTGCTGAAGTGGACAACTGGCCATCCAGTTCCATCAGTTGCTGCATCAAAAGCTTCGTCTGAGCTCGAACACATTCAAGGGAAGCGCAGAATATGGTTCTGTGGTGCATATCAAGGTAAAACATTGTAACGAGGAACCAAATTTCAAGTTTAAACTCGTATATACAGCTCATTTAACAcattaaataatctaatttttcagGATATGGATTCCATGAGGATGGACTAAAGGTATAGTTTAGACTCGTATTATTTCCTGTTCTTAATTATTTCATTACTAAGTGAAAGAATGGATTCGTTAGGCTGGTATGATCGCTGCACACGGGTTGTTAAAGAAGCGTTGCAGTCCTCTGAACAACCCGAACCACATGGTACCTTCCTGGCCAGAAACAGGAGCGCGTCTTCTGGTGACGAGATTTCTCAGAAGTTTTATAGTTACTGGCAATATAATGTGAGTTGACAGTGAAAGTAACTTCTTTTTCTTCGGGTTTATGTTTGATTCCCATTCCATTTTCTACATATCATTTTGTCCGCTAAGTCTAAGGGTTTCTGTGTGGTACTGTGTTGAGCAGTTTATTGGAAGAAGGAGGCACGATTTTCACCTTTGAAGGAACAGACAAGAAAAACTTGCTCAAAGTTTTGGTTAGAGTTCATAGTCCTCAGTTTTACTGGAAggtaaaattttgatttgtatCACGTTTCGA contains these protein-coding regions:
- the LOC116016899 gene encoding uncharacterized protein LOC116016899 isoform X2; amino-acid sequence: MRVAVVGAGISGLVSAYVLAKGGAGVVVYEKEDYVGGHAKTVTLDGVDLDLGFMVFNRVTYPNMMEFFESLGVDMEISDMSFSVSLDNGNGCEWGSRNGFSGLFAQKKNLLNPYFWQMIREILKFKNDVLSYLEEFDNNPDMERNDTLGEFIKSRGYSELFQKAYIVPMCASIWSCSSEGVMAFSAYSILSFCRNHHLLQLFGRPQWLTVKQRSHRYVNKVREELEKRGCEIRCGSEVHSVSTDEQGGVVIISGKNMSQETYDGCIMAAHAPDTLKMLGKQATFDELRILGAFQYVYSDIYLHREQSFMPRNPAAWSAWNFLGTVNSRVCLTYWLNTLQNLGETGQPYLVTLNPPRTPEQCLLKWTTGHPVPSVAASKASSELEHIQGKRRIWFCGAYQGYGFHEDGLKAGMIAAHGLLKKRCSPLNNPNHMVPSWPETGARLLVTRFLRSFIVTGNIILLEEGGTIFTFEGTDKKNLLKVLVRVHSPQFYWKVATQADLGLADAYIHGDISFVDKKEGLLNLFKIFVANRDLNASVSRSNSKRGWWTPLLFTSAIASAKYFIRHVSRQNTLTQARRNISRHYDLSNELFSLFLDETMTYSCAVFKSEDEDLKTAQMRKISLLIDKAKISKEHHILEIGCGWGSLAIEAVKRTGCKYTGITLSEEQLKYAEAEVREAGLQDNIRFLLCDYRQLPDNSRYDRIISCEMLEAVGHEFMNEFFGRCESVLAENGILVLQFISIPDERYDEYRQSSDFIKEYIFPGGCLPSLSRVTSAMAASSRLCVEHLEDIGIHYYQTLRCWRTNFLERQSQILDLGFDNKFIRTWEYYFDYCAAGFQTCTLGNYQIVFSRPGNVTAFGDPYKRLASA
- the LOC116016899 gene encoding uncharacterized protein LOC116016899 isoform X1, encoding MRVAVVGAGISGLVSAYVLAKGGAGVVVYEKEDYVGGHAKTVTLDGVDLDLGFMVFNRVTYPNMMEFFESLGVDMEISDMSFSVSLDNGNGCEWGSRNGFSGLFAQKKNLLNPYFWQMIREILKFKNDVLSYLEEFDNNPDMERNDTLGEFIKSRGYSELFQKAYIVPMCASIWSCSSEGVMAFSAYSILSFCRNHHLLQLFGRPQWLTVKQRSHRYVNKVREELEKRGCEIRCGSEVHSVSTDEQGGVVIISGKNMSQETYDGCIMAAHAPDTLKMLGKQATFDELRILGAFQYVYSDIYLHREQSFMPRNPAAWSAWNFLGTVNSRVCLTYWLNTLQNLGETGQPYLVTLNPPRTPEQCLLKWTTGHPVPSVAASKASSELEHIQGKRRIWFCGAYQGYGFHEDGLKAGMIAAHGLLKKRCSPLNNPNHMVPSWPETGARLLVTRFLRSFIVTGNIILLEEGGTIFTFEGTDKKNLLKVLVRVHSPQFYWKVATQADLGLADAYIHGDISFVDKKEGLLNLFKIFVANRDLNASVSRSNSKRGWWTPLLFTSAIASAKYFIRHVSRQNTLTQARRNISRHYDLSNELFSLFLDETMTYSCAVFKSEDEDLKTAQMRKISLLIDKAKISKEHHILEIGCGWGSLAIEAVKRTGCKYTGITLSEEQLKYAEAEVREAGLQDNIRFLLCDYRQLPDNSRYDRIISCEMLEAVGHEFMNEFFGRCESVLAENGILVLQFISIPDERYDEYRQSSDFIKEYIFPGGCLPSLSRVTSAMAASSRLCVEHLEDIGIHYYQTLRCWRTNFLERQSQILDLGFDNKFIRTWEYYFDYCAAGFQTCTLGNYQASVQQSLSHQLLDLAHRPLPNKDKLTTFL